The following are encoded in a window of Telmatobacter sp. DSM 110680 genomic DNA:
- a CDS encoding transferrin receptor-like dimerization domain-containing protein: MRRLFASLLILTMNAYAVEPTHSDSLRGYTAAHSSAEVQWEQKFRAIPDPARLRENMRRLSARPHHVGSPYDKDNAEWLLAQLKSYGLDAKIEQFEALFPTPKSRKLELLDPTKFTAKLDEPVLSIDPTSNQKDEQLPTYNAYSKDGDVTAPLVYVNYGAPADYERLDAMGVSVKGAIVIARYGETWRGIKPKVAAEHGAVGCIIYSDPKDDGYATGDTYPDGPMRPADGAQRGSVMDMPVYPGDPQTPGIGAKPGAKLIPLDQVQTITKIPVLPISYADAQPFLKSLQGETVPENWRGGLPITYKTGPSKVMAHLALAFNWDRKPLYDVVATIPGSTFPDQWVVRGNHHDAWVNGAGDPVSGASPQLEEARALGELLKQGWKPARTIIYCFWDGEEPALLGSTEWAEFHADELKQHAVAYFNSDSNARGFFGAEGSHSLEHFVNSVVKDIEDPETNTSVWKRARLAARLSATPESRADLTNRPDTRIGALGSGSDFSVFIDHLGVPSINLGFGGEDEDGGQYHSIYDDFYWYTKFEDNGFLYSRALSQTAGTMVMRMADADVLPYQFTDQADTIHTYTTEVKKLADTMRTQIKERNADLADGVYKAAADPKKTSVPPPVDAVPPYFNFSPLDQASDDLTAAAADYEKAFTAHAETADPKVNALLLTTEHALTDPAGLPNRPWFENMIYAPGFFTGYGVKTLPAVREAIEQKQWSAVDPQIARTAAAIEREVDKIKAATAALNGE, translated from the coding sequence ATGCGTAGACTCTTCGCCAGTCTCTTGATTCTCACCATGAATGCCTACGCTGTTGAGCCGACACACTCGGACTCCCTGCGCGGCTACACTGCAGCGCACTCGTCCGCCGAAGTGCAATGGGAGCAGAAGTTTCGCGCGATCCCGGACCCCGCACGCCTGCGCGAAAACATGCGTCGTCTCTCCGCGCGTCCCCACCACGTCGGCTCGCCCTATGACAAGGACAATGCCGAATGGCTCCTCGCCCAGCTCAAGTCCTACGGACTCGACGCTAAGATCGAACAGTTCGAAGCCCTCTTCCCTACGCCAAAATCCCGCAAACTCGAGTTGCTCGACCCCACCAAATTCACGGCTAAGCTCGACGAGCCCGTACTCTCCATCGATCCCACTTCCAACCAAAAAGATGAGCAACTCCCCACTTACAACGCCTACTCCAAAGATGGCGATGTTACTGCGCCCCTCGTGTACGTGAATTACGGTGCACCTGCCGACTACGAGCGACTCGATGCTATGGGCGTCTCCGTCAAAGGCGCGATTGTGATTGCCCGCTACGGCGAAACCTGGCGCGGGATCAAGCCCAAGGTCGCCGCCGAACATGGCGCCGTAGGCTGCATCATCTACTCCGATCCCAAAGACGATGGCTACGCGACCGGCGATACCTACCCAGACGGCCCCATGCGTCCCGCCGACGGCGCCCAGCGCGGAAGCGTAATGGACATGCCTGTCTACCCTGGCGATCCGCAGACCCCCGGCATCGGAGCCAAGCCCGGCGCAAAGCTAATCCCGCTCGATCAGGTTCAGACCATCACCAAGATTCCGGTCCTCCCCATCTCCTACGCGGACGCGCAGCCGTTTCTGAAATCGCTGCAGGGTGAGACCGTCCCTGAAAACTGGCGTGGTGGTCTTCCCATCACCTACAAGACCGGCCCCAGCAAAGTCATGGCCCATCTCGCGCTCGCATTCAACTGGGATCGCAAGCCCCTTTACGACGTGGTCGCCACCATCCCCGGTTCAACCTTCCCTGACCAGTGGGTCGTTCGCGGCAACCACCACGACGCCTGGGTCAATGGCGCCGGAGATCCCGTCAGCGGGGCAAGCCCTCAACTCGAAGAAGCGCGCGCGCTCGGCGAACTCCTCAAGCAAGGCTGGAAGCCCGCCCGCACAATCATCTACTGCTTCTGGGATGGGGAAGAGCCAGCCCTCCTCGGCTCTACGGAATGGGCAGAATTTCACGCGGACGAGTTGAAACAACACGCCGTCGCCTATTTCAACTCCGACAGCAACGCGCGCGGTTTCTTCGGTGCCGAAGGTTCCCACTCGCTCGAGCACTTCGTAAATAGCGTCGTCAAAGATATCGAAGATCCTGAAACAAATACATCAGTCTGGAAACGGGCACGCCTCGCCGCCCGGTTGAGCGCCACACCTGAATCTCGCGCCGATTTGACCAACCGTCCCGACACCCGCATCGGGGCCCTAGGCTCCGGCTCCGATTTCAGCGTCTTCATCGACCACCTCGGAGTTCCCAGCATCAACCTCGGATTCGGCGGTGAGGACGAAGACGGTGGCCAGTATCACTCCATCTACGACGATTTTTACTGGTACACGAAGTTTGAAGACAACGGCTTCCTTTATAGCCGCGCCCTCTCCCAGACCGCCGGCACGATGGTGATGCGCATGGCCGATGCTGACGTTCTGCCCTATCAGTTCACCGATCAAGCCGACACCATTCATACCTACACAACTGAAGTCAAAAAACTCGCAGATACTATGCGCACCCAGATCAAGGAACGCAACGCCGACCTTGCCGACGGTGTCTACAAGGCAGCAGCCGATCCAAAGAAGACGAGCGTCCCGCCTCCAGTTGACGCGGTGCCTCCATACTTCAACTTCTCCCCACTCGACCAAGCCTCTGACGATCTCACCGCCGCAGCTGCCGATTACGAGAAAGCCTTCACCGCCCATGCCGAAACAGCCGATCCCAAGGTGAACGCCCTCTTGCTCACCACCGAGCACGCCCTCACTGACCCCGCAGGCCTGCCCAACCGTCCATGGTTTGAAAACATGATTTATGCACCTGGTTTCTTCACCGGCTACGGCGTAAAAACTCTGCCCGCCGTCCGTGAAGCCATCGAACAAAAGCAATGGTCAGCTGTCGACCCACAGATCGCACGTACCGCAGCCGCCATCGAGCGCGAAGTAGACAAAATCAAAGCCGCCACTGCCGCTCTCAACGGCGAATAG
- a CDS encoding BlaI/MecI/CopY family transcriptional regulator, protein MSLKKAGLTRLELKIMQVIWKRGNSTVSAVQAEMRPPLAYTTVQTVLNILERKGKLQRELEGRAFVYSAKVSEEKALGQSLGDLIDRMFGGSSEELVMSLLKSRQIDAKRLAKLTEQFSKEKEGAK, encoded by the coding sequence ATGAGCCTGAAGAAAGCAGGGCTGACGAGGCTGGAATTGAAGATCATGCAGGTGATCTGGAAGCGCGGCAACAGCACGGTGAGTGCGGTGCAAGCCGAGATGCGGCCTCCGCTTGCCTATACAACGGTGCAGACAGTTCTCAACATTCTGGAGAGGAAAGGTAAGTTGCAGCGCGAACTGGAGGGGCGTGCTTTCGTGTATTCGGCGAAGGTGAGCGAAGAGAAGGCGCTGGGGCAGAGCCTGGGTGATTTGATTGACCGCATGTTTGGAGGGTCAAGCGAAGAATTGGTGATGAGTTTGTTGAAGAGCCGGCAGATCGATGCGAAGCGGCTGGCGAAATTGACTGAGCAATTCAGCAAAGAGAAGGAGGGCGCGAAATGA